One window of Micropterus dolomieu isolate WLL.071019.BEF.003 ecotype Adirondacks linkage group LG13, ASM2129224v1, whole genome shotgun sequence genomic DNA carries:
- the trim23 gene encoding E3 ubiquitin-protein ligase TRIM23 isoform X1: MAAAAGINKQGAVAMMEPCIRHGRGAHGNTVKVLECGVCEDVFSLQGDKVPRLLLCGHTVCHDCLTRLPLHGRAVRCPFDRQVTELGDSGVWGLKKNFALLELLERLQNGASNQSGMAEDALKGMGECIIRCDEDESHTASMYCTVCATHLCAECSQLTHSTRTLAKHRRVPLADKPHEKTLCPQHQVHAIEFVCLEEACQSGPLMCCVCKEYGKHQGHKHAVLETEANQIRASILDMAHCIRTFTDEVSEYSRKLVGIVQQIEGGEQIVEDGVGMAHTEHVPGTAESARSCVRAYFADLHETLCRQEEMALSVVDAHVRERLIWLRQQQEDMTILLSQVSTACLHCEKTLQQDDCRVVLSKQEINCLLETLQKQQHQFTELADHIQLDAGIPVTFTKDNRVHIGPKMEIRVVTLGLDGAGKTTILFKLKQDEFMQPIPTIGFNVETVEYKNLKFTIWDVGGKHKLRPLWKHYYLNTQAVVFVIDSCHRDRLMEAHSELAKLLTEKELRDALLLIFANKQFACLQDVPGVVSVEEMTELLSLHKLCCGRSWHIQGCDARSGMGLHEGLDWLSRQLVAAGVLDVA, from the exons ATGGCCGCTGCTGCAGGAATAAACAAGCAGGGCGCCGTGGCGATGATGGAGCCCTGTATCCGACACGGGAGGGGAGCTCATGGAAACACGGTTAAG GTGCTGgagtgtggtgtgtgtgaggACGTCTTCTCTCTCCAAGGGGACAAAGTCCCTCGTCTTTTGCTCTGTGGTCACACAGTGTGCCATGATTGTCTAACTCGGTTGCCCCTCCATGGTAGAGCGGTCCGCTGCCCCTTCGACAGACAGGTCACTGAGCTGG GGGACTCTGGAGTCTGGGGTCTGAAGAAGAACTTTGCTCTGCTTGAACTCTTGGAGCGACTCCAGAATGGAGCTAGCAACCAGTCGGGGATGGCGGAGGATGCCCTCAAAGGCATGGGAGAA TGTATAATTCGGTGTGATGAGGACGAGAGCCACACCGCCTCTATGTACTGCACCGTGTGTGCCACCCACCTGTGTGCCGAGTGCTcccagctcacacactccactcGCACGCTGGCCAAACACCGTCGGGTGCCGCTGGCTGACAAGCCGCATGAGAAGACCCTGTGCCCCCAGCACCAGGTCCACGCCATCGAGTTCGTCTGCCTGGAGGAGGCCTGTCAGTCTGGGCCCctcatgtgctgtgtgtgtaagGAGTACGGAAAGCACCAGGGACATAAG catgCTGTTCTTGAGACTGAAGCGAATCAGATCCGTGCCTCCATTTTGGACATGGCCCACTGCATCCGCACCTTCACAGACGAAGTGTCCGAGTACTCGAGGAAGCTGGTGGGCATCGTGCAGCAGATAGAGGGCGGAGAGCAGATAGTAGAGGACGGCGTTGGCATGGCACACACTGAACAT GTCCCCGGCACAGCAGAGAGCGCGCGCTCCTGCGTCCGAGCTTACTTCGCCGACCTCCACGAGACTCTGTGTCGGCAGGAGGAGATGGCGCTGAGCGTGGTGGACGCTCATGTCAGGGAGAGGCTGATCTGGCtgaggcagcagcaggaggataTGACCATCCTGCTGTCTCAGGTCTCCACGGCCTGCCTGCACTGTGAGAAAACACTTCAGCAG GATGACTGCAGAGTTGTGCTGTCAAAGCAGGAGATCAACTGTTTGCTGGAGACTCTTCAGAAGCAGCAGCACCAGTTCACAGAACTGGCGGATCACATTCAGCTGGATGCTGGAATCCCTGTCACCTTCACAAAG GACAACCGGGTCCACATTGGTCCAAAGATGGAGATCCGTGTGGTAACTCTCGGGCTCGATGGAGCTGGAAAAACCACCATCCTCTTCAAGCTGAAACAAGATGAGTTCATGCAACCCATCCCAACCATCG GTTTCAATGTGGAGACCGTTGAATATAAGAACTTAAAATTCACCATCTGGGACGTTGGTGGAAAACACAAGCTCAGACCCCTCTGGAAACACTATTATCTGAACACGCAAG cggTGGTGTTCGTGATTGACAGCTGCCACAGGGACAGACTGATGGAGGCTCACAGTGAGCTGGCCAAACTACTGACGGAGAAGGAGCTGAGAGATGCCTTACTCCTCATCTTTGCAAACAAACAG TTTGCATGTTTGCAGGATGTTCCTGGCGTTGTGTCTGTGGAGGAGATGACGGAGCTGCTGAGCCTACATAAGCTGTGCTGTGGGAGAAGCTGGCACATCCAGGGCTGTGACGCCCGCAGTGGGATGGGCCTCCACGAGGGGCTGGATTGGCTCTCCAGACAGCTGGTGGCTGCTGGCGTCCTGGACGTGGCCTAA
- the trim23 gene encoding E3 ubiquitin-protein ligase TRIM23 isoform X2 has translation MAAAAGINKQGAVAMMEPCIRHGRGAHGNTVKVLECGVCEDVFSLQGDKVPRLLLCGHTVCHDCLTRLPLHGRAVRCPFDRQVTELGDSGVWGLKKNFALLELLERLQNGASNQSGMAEDALKGMGECIIRCDEDESHTASMYCTVCATHLCAECSQLTHSTRTLAKHRRVPLADKPHEKTLCPQHQVHAIEFVCLEEACQSGPLMCCVCKEYGKHQGHKHAVLETEANQIRASILDMAHCIRTFTDEVSEYSRKLVGIVQQIEGGEQIVEDGVGMAHTEHVPGTAESARSCVRAYFADLHETLCRQEEMALSVVDAHVRERLIWLRQQQEDMTILLSQVSTACLHCEKTLQQDDCRVVLSKQEINCLLETLQKQQHQFTELADHIQLDAGIPVTFTKDNRVHIGPKMEIRVVTLGLDGAGKTTILFKLKQDEFMQPIPTIGFNVETVEYKNLKFTIWDVGGKHKLRPLWKHYYLNTQAVVFVIDSCHRDRLMEAHSELAKLLTEKELRDALLLIFANKQDVPGVVSVEEMTELLSLHKLCCGRSWHIQGCDARSGMGLHEGLDWLSRQLVAAGVLDVA, from the exons ATGGCCGCTGCTGCAGGAATAAACAAGCAGGGCGCCGTGGCGATGATGGAGCCCTGTATCCGACACGGGAGGGGAGCTCATGGAAACACGGTTAAG GTGCTGgagtgtggtgtgtgtgaggACGTCTTCTCTCTCCAAGGGGACAAAGTCCCTCGTCTTTTGCTCTGTGGTCACACAGTGTGCCATGATTGTCTAACTCGGTTGCCCCTCCATGGTAGAGCGGTCCGCTGCCCCTTCGACAGACAGGTCACTGAGCTGG GGGACTCTGGAGTCTGGGGTCTGAAGAAGAACTTTGCTCTGCTTGAACTCTTGGAGCGACTCCAGAATGGAGCTAGCAACCAGTCGGGGATGGCGGAGGATGCCCTCAAAGGCATGGGAGAA TGTATAATTCGGTGTGATGAGGACGAGAGCCACACCGCCTCTATGTACTGCACCGTGTGTGCCACCCACCTGTGTGCCGAGTGCTcccagctcacacactccactcGCACGCTGGCCAAACACCGTCGGGTGCCGCTGGCTGACAAGCCGCATGAGAAGACCCTGTGCCCCCAGCACCAGGTCCACGCCATCGAGTTCGTCTGCCTGGAGGAGGCCTGTCAGTCTGGGCCCctcatgtgctgtgtgtgtaagGAGTACGGAAAGCACCAGGGACATAAG catgCTGTTCTTGAGACTGAAGCGAATCAGATCCGTGCCTCCATTTTGGACATGGCCCACTGCATCCGCACCTTCACAGACGAAGTGTCCGAGTACTCGAGGAAGCTGGTGGGCATCGTGCAGCAGATAGAGGGCGGAGAGCAGATAGTAGAGGACGGCGTTGGCATGGCACACACTGAACAT GTCCCCGGCACAGCAGAGAGCGCGCGCTCCTGCGTCCGAGCTTACTTCGCCGACCTCCACGAGACTCTGTGTCGGCAGGAGGAGATGGCGCTGAGCGTGGTGGACGCTCATGTCAGGGAGAGGCTGATCTGGCtgaggcagcagcaggaggataTGACCATCCTGCTGTCTCAGGTCTCCACGGCCTGCCTGCACTGTGAGAAAACACTTCAGCAG GATGACTGCAGAGTTGTGCTGTCAAAGCAGGAGATCAACTGTTTGCTGGAGACTCTTCAGAAGCAGCAGCACCAGTTCACAGAACTGGCGGATCACATTCAGCTGGATGCTGGAATCCCTGTCACCTTCACAAAG GACAACCGGGTCCACATTGGTCCAAAGATGGAGATCCGTGTGGTAACTCTCGGGCTCGATGGAGCTGGAAAAACCACCATCCTCTTCAAGCTGAAACAAGATGAGTTCATGCAACCCATCCCAACCATCG GTTTCAATGTGGAGACCGTTGAATATAAGAACTTAAAATTCACCATCTGGGACGTTGGTGGAAAACACAAGCTCAGACCCCTCTGGAAACACTATTATCTGAACACGCAAG cggTGGTGTTCGTGATTGACAGCTGCCACAGGGACAGACTGATGGAGGCTCACAGTGAGCTGGCCAAACTACTGACGGAGAAGGAGCTGAGAGATGCCTTACTCCTCATCTTTGCAAACAAACAG GATGTTCCTGGCGTTGTGTCTGTGGAGGAGATGACGGAGCTGCTGAGCCTACATAAGCTGTGCTGTGGGAGAAGCTGGCACATCCAGGGCTGTGACGCCCGCAGTGGGATGGGCCTCCACGAGGGGCTGGATTGGCTCTCCAGACAGCTGGTGGCTGCTGGCGTCCTGGACGTGGCCTAA
- the mzt2b gene encoding mitotic-spindle organizing protein 2 isoform X1 codes for MTLLFDHPSHPRQLRYPPLMSQQPQQTVPSAPSSPALVVTSNVQKYAIKKKKVLSAEETELFDLTQAAGITVDQEVFKIIVDLLKMNVAPQAVFQTLKAMCAGQRVVESSGGWDSSTASHTTSITTAPTEARGWCLQREQRQFNDNKITEEDSVVSGKSPKPPAVAPSASGPRATRVNTKIVVYGPQDASSPHSQGPLSCTVSYTSHLSACLPF; via the exons ATGACACTATTATTTGATCATCCTTCACATCCACGTCAACTCAGGTATCCACCACTGATGTCTCAACAACCACAACAGACGGTGCCCTCGGCCCCCAGCTCCCCAGCGCTGGTGGTCACCAGTAACGTGCAGAAATATGCcatcaagaagaagaaagtCCTGAGTGCTGAAGAAACCGAGCTGTTTGACCTGACCCAGGCTGCGGGGATCACTGTGGACCAAGAGGTCTTCAA GATCATAGTGGACCTGTTAAAGATGAATGTGGCTCCTCAAGCGGTCTTCCAGACCCTGAAGGCAATGTGTGCAGGCCAGAGGGTAGTGGAGAGCAGTGGCGGCTGGGACTCCTCAACTGCCTCGCACACCACTAGCATCACCACAGCGCCCACAGAGGCCAGAGGTTGGTGTCTGCAGCGTGAACAACGGCAATTCAATGACAACAAGATCACAG AAGAGGACTCTGTGGTCTCTGGAAAGAGCCCTAAGCCTCCTGCAGTTGCTCCCTCAGCGTCTGGCCCCAGAGCCACAAGGGTCAACACTAAGATTGTGGTCTACGGCCCCCAAGACGCTAGCTCTCCTCACTCTCAAGGTCCCCTCTCTTGCACTGTGTCCTACACCTCCCATCTGTCTGCTTGCTTGCCATTCTGA
- the mzt2b gene encoding mitotic-spindle organizing protein 2 isoform X2 produces the protein MSQQPQQTVPSAPSSPALVVTSNVQKYAIKKKKVLSAEETELFDLTQAAGITVDQEVFKIIVDLLKMNVAPQAVFQTLKAMCAGQRVVESSGGWDSSTASHTTSITTAPTEARGWCLQREQRQFNDNKITEEDSVVSGKSPKPPAVAPSASGPRATRVNTKIVVYGPQDASSPHSQGPLSCTVSYTSHLSACLPF, from the exons ATGTCTCAACAACCACAACAGACGGTGCCCTCGGCCCCCAGCTCCCCAGCGCTGGTGGTCACCAGTAACGTGCAGAAATATGCcatcaagaagaagaaagtCCTGAGTGCTGAAGAAACCGAGCTGTTTGACCTGACCCAGGCTGCGGGGATCACTGTGGACCAAGAGGTCTTCAA GATCATAGTGGACCTGTTAAAGATGAATGTGGCTCCTCAAGCGGTCTTCCAGACCCTGAAGGCAATGTGTGCAGGCCAGAGGGTAGTGGAGAGCAGTGGCGGCTGGGACTCCTCAACTGCCTCGCACACCACTAGCATCACCACAGCGCCCACAGAGGCCAGAGGTTGGTGTCTGCAGCGTGAACAACGGCAATTCAATGACAACAAGATCACAG AAGAGGACTCTGTGGTCTCTGGAAAGAGCCCTAAGCCTCCTGCAGTTGCTCCCTCAGCGTCTGGCCCCAGAGCCACAAGGGTCAACACTAAGATTGTGGTCTACGGCCCCCAAGACGCTAGCTCTCCTCACTCTCAAGGTCCCCTCTCTTGCACTGTGTCCTACACCTCCCATCTGTCTGCTTGCTTGCCATTCTGA